A genomic window from Roseiconus lacunae includes:
- a CDS encoding SGNH/GDSL hydrolase family protein: MIRSLLCGLVVCLSTVAVSAQSPYSQLVVFGDSLSDTGNSFAATGIPPGGAAGFPYYQGRFCDGPNWIDFLQSDLQFAPPQVLNFAVGGASTGFGFKAPPEGIFDAPPGTLIPTVGVQIQTYLSLLPPSPNQLTIVWAGSNDLLNFQSPSSAVNHIEQHVRDLVAAGADEFLIPSLPPLGETPAIDGGLERLVMNFMSWRFNSLLHRRLNSLESELQIEIHRLDTFNLTLLGVVFPQWFGLTNTDDAALDHIGAGLITPAEGASYFYWDVIHPTSLVHRVLATAAAETISEGE, translated from the coding sequence ATGATTCGATCCTTGTTATGCGGACTGGTGGTCTGCCTATCTACGGTTGCGGTTTCCGCACAGTCGCCTTACTCACAATTGGTGGTCTTTGGCGATAGCTTGAGTGATACCGGCAACAGCTTTGCCGCTACTGGAATCCCGCCTGGCGGCGCTGCCGGTTTTCCTTACTATCAAGGCCGCTTTTGTGACGGCCCGAACTGGATCGATTTCCTCCAATCTGATTTGCAGTTTGCTCCCCCACAGGTTTTGAATTTCGCCGTCGGAGGAGCGAGCACCGGATTTGGGTTCAAAGCACCACCGGAAGGCATCTTCGACGCACCTCCGGGAACCTTGATCCCGACCGTTGGCGTCCAGATTCAAACGTACTTGTCGCTGTTGCCGCCGTCCCCGAATCAACTGACGATCGTCTGGGCCGGGTCGAATGACTTGCTGAATTTTCAGTCACCGTCGTCGGCGGTCAATCATATTGAACAACACGTCCGCGACTTGGTTGCCGCTGGCGCCGACGAGTTCCTCATTCCGTCCCTACCACCGCTGGGCGAAACGCCGGCGATTGACGGTGGGCTCGAGCGGCTGGTGATGAATTTCATGTCGTGGCGTTTCAATTCTCTGCTCCATCGTCGCCTGAATTCACTCGAGTCCGAACTTCAAATTGAAATTCATCGACTCGATACGTTTAACCTGACGTTGCTCGGAGTTGTGTTCCCGCAGTGGTTTGGGCTGACGAATACCGACGACGCGGCACTCGATCATATTGGTGCGGGGTTGATCACGCCGGCGGAAGGAGCTAGCTATTTCTACTGGGATGTCATTCATCCGACGAGCTTGGTGCACCGGGTGCTCGCGACCGCGGCTGCTGAAACCATTTCCGAAGGTGAGTAG